In Ciconia boyciana chromosome 1, ASM3463844v1, whole genome shotgun sequence, the genomic stretch ATTTTAAGCTGGAACCCACCTGCAGATCCATTGAGCTTTGGTTCTTGAGTGGCGGTGACAGTACGGTAGACGACATATGCTGATCTTCGAGgttctgaagaactgaaataagtctttcttccactttctctCACATACGGAATGGAGGAAGCCGTTTCATCATCCTTACTTTGACCCCTTTGTTGGTAACCTTGTTTTACTTTGGGGTCTGAAGTGTGGAttcctaaaaatgaaaaaaacaagcaaaaacgTTGTGCTACTACTCAAAATTTGACATAGTGCAGGAGACTGGAGGCTGGAAGACAAGattaaaaacatgttctttGTGGATAGCCCAATCCAAATATATTCAGGTATTTTATTTATCGCTTGATGTTCAGCAATGAGAAGCTGATGCTAAAGTATATTACCTCCATTTCCAAAGGATCTACGATGTGATCTGGGAATACTCTCTGTCAGTGCTGTCCTTCCTGAaccctctccttctcttttagTATTGTTGATTTTTGTAGGAATAATTGTATGAGCATTACCTGGaaaggcaacagaaagaaaGTTGTAGCTGCTTGTGTGTAAGCACAGGGAATGGCACTGCCATTCTCTTCCTCCCACCTCTATGAGCTAGCGATTAGTTTAGTGCAATTTCCTTTACCCTCTCCTTTTATGTTCGTCTTTCTCTGTTGTTAGTTTTTTGGATCCTGTCCTGTGTAACTGAGGTATGCCTCTCATGCTCTCTAAGAAAATACCATCATATACAGGCTGAAGAAGACTATGGCTCCAAAGTAAAGGACCAGCTACAAATTACCTGCTTGTTCTTTAGCTGCTCACTTTTCATGACTGATGTTTATGATTCCTACCTGACTGAATTTATGGTATTTTCAAGATGCATATCTTCATAGTACCAAAAGCCTCAGAGAACTCAGTAGAAGAAATGCTTTGGGGAAACATCTCTatccttttctctgaatttatCTAATTCTAATTCAAGACATATATTAAAAGCTCTGTTCATATATTTGTTACTGATTTCCTTGTCTATAGTCTAAATAcatctaaaacattttaaatgtagaaatgagatgaaaataattttgccaaaTGCAACTGAATTATTGAGGCTGGCATAAGCGTTGGTCAAAAAAGCATGACTTCACATGTCTGTAGTATTGGCAATGGAGACAATTTTTCCATTCCCATTTTTTTATTAGCACCTCATCCTACTCAAATCTGTTTTACCTAAAACAGTATCATCAAGAATTTATTCCTGAAatttacacaaaacaaacaagaatattcttttttattaaaagtagcAGGTCATACTTCTGCCCAGCAATTTTTCATGACTCATCTCCTGATTCCTCTGGTGCGTTATTACTGTAAGAACACAACTCTTGCCTAAAATGGaattatatattaattattCAGTATAAAACCTAATACAGATCTTTTTGGTCATGCCACTTGGTCAAGAATGAAGGAGACACATAATAAGGGAGGTAAATACTTATGAATTTGTATTCCTTTGACCTTAATTATGTTGGATAAAGACCAGTATTCAAAAAAAACGGAACTCTCTTCTTCTTACCTTTTATAAGAGACTTAGAGGTGGTATTTACTTCATCTAAATTTAGTTATACGAAAGTGTGATGTATCGCGACATTTTGTCACCTAGACACCCAAGACAGCCAGCAGAGAGCATGGAGCACCTCCGGGAAAGGGACTTGTCTCACCTTTCTTTGGCACTATCTTATGATGCAGTAAATAGCCCCCTGAGAGTGCCTGGCTCTCTCCGTTTGCAACAGAGAGCCTAGGTGAGAAATTTAAACTACATTCCTAAGCTGAGGATGGTTAAAATTAGAGTACATAAATCTTGATGGTGAAGACAAATGATATGAAAGACCTATGTTGTGTATCTCAGGAAAGTACATGTAGGGTTAACAGCCTATTTGTACCTTTTCCATCTACAGTCGACGCAGGTAGTCACCACGTGTGTGACACTACATATATATCTCTATCTACCTCTGGGGAAAaattactgaagtatttttatgcTCTTTCTCATATGCTCTCTTTTATTGTCACTAAATTAAACAAGCGGGGAGGAGGGGCACACTATGTAATAGTTTCTCCCTgtaacagtaattttaaaagcgGTAAGCATTGTCCAAGAAGATGACAAGTACTTGCCTTTCTGCAAGTCTTGCTCGGTAGCTTCCAAGGGTAATAGCTCATTGTTCTGAGGTGAAGGCACAGTTTTTGTCGACTGGTGTTCGTGAAGGTACTGAATCCCATAATACTCTCCTAAACATACcccaagagggaaaaaaaccccaagtttaCTATATTGGCAGCACTGCTGTTTAGGAAAGAGTGACTCATTACATATTTACCAGATTTATAGCATATTTCCTTTATTACTCTTTCCTCTTCAATTTCTGCATCAGTCTTAGGCACCCAATCAGAAACGTctgtaggaaataattttcaaaagattaCTAGCTATCTATACAACCACCTTCAACAATTCTTAATAATCAAATATCATGGTGGGTTTCATTTTGGTCacgggcttttttttttctgagtgcaACCTCTGCTTCTGGACAGAAAAATGATTCCTTAATATGAGGTATTTCCAAGTGCAATGGAATTGCAGTTCCAACACATGTTAAGAAGCTACCGTGTGTTGATTTAAAACGACTCAAAAAGATCTTCAGtactcattttcaaaataatctttcacACTCAAGAGGAAATCTTGTGATTAAACACGTCTCCAGGGAGTGCTTGTCACAAAACCTCTGCCCACAGTTACTCTCCCGTAATgcctgctggcagagctggtgaTGTGAGTGCTTCTCATCAGTCTCAGTTAAGGCTACTAAGATCAGCAAAGCCCTACTTTTTAGACTGTTTAAATTCATGTGGCTTACTCAGACGGAAACCGAGTTAGGAAGCACTaacaggcagccctgccagccaaCCCGAACGGCAGGGGGAAGGTGAAAAGCGGCTTGGGGCTGCCTGAGAACGAGCACAGTAATTTGCGGAGTGCACGCGTGAGAGTAGGTTGTTCTCTCACTTTCACTCTCTGGGAATGTGCAATTCAGTCCTTCCCTATGAAGCTCTCATCTCTAAGTGAAATACAGTCAGCCGTTTaactgaggaggaattaggcatagcaggagtggaagggttaacaagattgaagtactgagagtttgggttatgcctgagggaaggaggctgtgtgtcaggagtaggagcggatagcattggagagagataaggcgagcgcgtgattttttgttgtgaagaaaggaactgcaaagttgcaaaaagatagccaattgtattagctgaaggaacgcatgaaggacgcgtgaacaagacatataaaccaataagagttctctcagtagcgcatgtacaaacaattagaaagtatataagccatgtaatagttcaataaagggtcttcgatttacccctcgatcggagtccatgcatcaatccgctacatttaactacatttaaaaagctaatatagatatatatctatatataaaaatagatacaCATACACATTCATTTAAACTAGTGAAGAGTTTTGTATGGATTCTCTTTGCCGATTAAGGATTACTTTCTGTCATAAAATGAGACTGCCTACAGAGTTTAGGAAATCAGTCAAACAAGTGATTTAAGTCAAAGTCACACAACTGTCTTTTGTAACCAAACCTGTGACTTCGCCTTCAGTGATGAGTGTGTACAGCCCCTGTTCAAAAGTGTGTTTCCCAGAAAAGAACTACCTCCTAAACTTGTAATATCATCCCCAAATTCTGAGACATTTGGAAGAGTATTTGATGGCCATCTGAAGCGTGGATCACATTTCCAACTCTATTTTGTGAAAAAGAGATATGTGAATTATACCACAATTGAAATATACAGCTAGGCACTTCAGAGGACTTAGAACGTGTTGCCTCGCTCACATCTGGTAAGTACCAGTTCCAAGATTTTGGGGATTAGCTGGAAACTACGGCAAAAACCTGACAACAACTCTTCTCTAAACATGTAAGGGTTATTATCATAAATCAACTGTGAAGTACATTGTGAGGGTCAAAAAACCCCATTCTACTTCCtcatcaaagaaagaaaaaactgtttacaattctcttcctcttcatcgTCCTCTTCATCGTCCTCTTCATCGTTGAGGTTTATAATCAGTGGAGGGTGAATTGGTAGTAGAATATTCTCTTGCTTTCTGAGTGATTCTTGACGACGGGCTGGCTGCAGAATCCCTTCTTGGACACCCTGTTGCAATGGGGCATCTGCAGAAGAGaacattacatttattttattgggAGGGAACTAGAAGGTCAAATCCAGGTGCAGAGCAGCCGGTAGAGTTCTGAAATGATGATCAGACTGAAGGAATCATTCCATAGACAGATTGTGCCTTTTAGGCAAAATCTTCTGCGGAGGTTGGCAAAAGAGCATCTTCCAACTACAGAAAGTATGAAACAACAGGTAGATACTTACAACACAGGGAAACGTGTGCTTAGTAATAGCTGTGCTGAAGGGAGTCAATGAGTTTGGGACCCCACTGGTGAAAATAGTTTAAACATGCTGAAGAAGAGGCAGGCCTGTATCGCTCCCCATGGCATCAATTTTGAAGGATTTAGCAGTGCTAAGCACAGGATTACCCATTCTGAGCTtgtgggcattttttttctatcaacaTTTTCTGAATCACAACTCTCTTTACGAAGCACAAAATGTAGATTTTGAGAAAGAATATGAAGTTCATGAAAATAATTGACACTTAATCAGAAGAAGAAGATCAGGAAAGCTATTCTTTTCCTTAGCAGTTTATATCTACCCATCATCTTTGCAGCAAAACTATTTCACTAGTGGGATAGCATTTTCTGAGAGCCAGGAAATGCAATGGGCTGAAAAGAAAAGTGATGAAAAATGGTGAGCCTATTGGTATTGTTCAAGCTGACCAAGCTGCAACTATAGATACAATCAGGATTCTGTGcattatatgaaaaatatcgATGCTGGAtatgttttccagttttaaaggAGTAAGATCAAGCATGGGCATTTTCTTTTATGCCAGTTGTTGTTATTCTAGTGCATCTCTTGCTTGCCTATGACAGCACGTCTGTCATATTAAACCCAGTTTAAATAACACTCCTGTGGATCCGATTTGTTGTCTCTCATGCAAGAGAAAGTAAGCTACAGCACTTGAACTTGATAGAGCCTTTTTCAGTGTCCAGAACAGGGTATTATGAGCTCCGGGGAGTGTAAGCCAAATTAAACTTAAATTACTTGAACAAGATTTCTAAGTATTGACATgaataaatgcagttttaatgtTTGCAATGTTGCTGTGGAGCACACGGCCTTTCAATTGATCCATgctgcagtgaaaagaaaaagggttgggtccattttctccttctgatCGTTGGACGCTGCTCTTACACAGGATGCCCTTGTCCATAGTGCCTCTTGGGCATCGTCTCTGACTCGCACCACACCCAACAGCGTGCTGACGTGGTGTTTACGACAGCACTAGCTGTCCCGGGCCGTTGCTGTGGATGTGGGAACTGCACTAAAAGCAGTATGGACACTCCTAGAAACAGCGCTCAAGTTCTTGCCTTGGTCCTCTGGGGTTAGTTAGGCTCAACACGCCCAGATATGACAGGCTGCCTTTTCCTAGGGAATTCCAGGAACACAAGGTGTTTGCTTCTGACTAGAGCTCTTTCTGGCCTTCTCTGACGACACCTGTCCACAGCTCTGGAGATAAGGCCCAGGAACACCTAGAGTTTAGCCCACTTGCTCACGCATCTATGACAAGTCATGCTGACTTGCTCTCACTCCTGCTTCCCCCCCATTTCTGACATCTGTCTTGCTTCCCTGCCCTGGACTCTTACCCTGTTCCGGGTTCCAGCTGTCTACCAGGCCCCCTGGTAGACAAGAGCTCCCCTTAGAaaggactgaggaaaaaaacccaaattgtAACGGTGGGTTTTTCCAGAAGTACTCTGATTTGCAGCTATTGTACTGCCTTACGCACTATTACTGGACTTCAGTGGCCTGCATCCAATGTTCAAGCCTGACAAATGTATTCAGAACGATGAACTGGAAATACATCTGCACACACAGCCCTGTAATCTCATGTTATCTGCACAAGGGCTGTCTCATCCATGTAACATGCTGTGCTCTGTCAACAGGTATTGCTACTACTGGCCCTGCCaacctccttcccccaccacaCACGCTACTCCTCATTTCTCTTAAATGATTGCCTGCCTACTAAGCGTTTTCACTCCTAGAGAGACTGAATTGAGCAAATACCCAAGTAAAGCAACATTTTTACTCCACGGATCTTAGCAACCTAAATTGCCATTTGTGACCGCATCTTTCACGTCACTGATACTTAGGAAGATCCGTAACAGGACAGCTAAAAATATTCACGTGGCAACCCTGTGCAAATGCCAATAcaattccttgctttgccttgAGCTTGCCGGGACAGCAGATCATACCTGACTGATTTGCCACGGTACATTTCTTCACCTTAATATATATCACGTAAGCACCGGAAGGAAGCACTGGAAGgacatttttgtgtatttactTACTCTAATGAAGAAATtgttgagaaaatatttttactcacTGTTACTAGGTGGCAAAAACAGTCCATTTATATTACGAGGTTTGCTATGATGGAAGGCACAAGTGATCCTCAAACAGCCTGAGGGTTGTGTTTCCCAGAAACAGGAGATGTTGTGGTACTTTtgctgcaggagaaaacagttttcagatacTGGAAGTATAACCATAAAAATGGAGTAAATGCATTAGTACATGGTGCACTGCTGTGACTAGTACATGTGACTCGGATTTTGGGGGACCACGCTCTGCTATTTTAGAGCAGTGACAGTTATCTTTAAAGTTATCTGAAGCTCCGGACACCTCTAAAGTGATCTCGAGTCAGGTGAATGGAGCTTTCATGGTGCCAAACTGTTCCTGGATAAGAATAGGAGTAAAGCAGTCTACTTACTGTACTGCAGGCTCTTCATGAgatgctgggaagaaaaaacatctatTAGTCACTTAATTGACAGGGGCCTGAGTTTCCTTTCCTGCGCAATGGGATAATCGGGTCAATCTCAAATGAAATCTGCTGCACGAGCGCACATCTTGCACTAGTGCTCTCTTACTATTAAAGGACATGGGCCTATGGGAAAATAAGGAGTGAGAAACAGATCCCAGAAAGATTCACaacaaaaactggaaaactaaAAATTTGGGAATCGATGTTCTGAGACTACTGTCGTTACACTGCTCACACCATCTCCCCGCTGTTTTTATAGACGACAAACAAAAGCCTAATGGGACAAAAAGAAGAGCTACCTGGATTTGttgaaatatttgtgtaatTATTGCTGCTTCACTCATACATACTATCACAGCGCTGCTCTCCCTCTATTGATCAATACGTCGCCAGCTAAAAAGTCTGCACGATATTGCAGAGAGAGCACTTTCACAACGACAGTCACTTTGTTAGTCACACTTGAAATCATTTTTCTGTACCTCTGCCTTATTAAAGTTTACGGATTTTAGCATCCTCTCGGATTATGCAATTCACTTATCCTTATAACCGGAGGTATCTTCCTCACGCTCATGACAAACTCCTGCTTCCAAAGAGGCAAGTGCTCATGACCATTACCCTGAACACAGAAACTCAGCTTTATGTCGGGGATATGAACTACATGCCAGCTGAGAGCTGTAAATGCCAGGCTGCCGGTTATTTCTTAACAAGTTTCTGTGTAATTGTTTAAAGGCAAACAAAGTCAGGCTTGAAACTACTGGAATATTGGAAGGTAACTTTCACCCAGGTCCAGACATTGACACCTGGGTCTAGGAGCAGCATCTCCAAAACACGCCACTTTCGGACTGTCGTCAGTACAACTGGGCCATCCACTGAGACACGCTGGGGTCTGGAGCCAAAGCCCATCTCCCAGGCGTTAACGCCTAAATCCCCGATGCTGGAACGGATGCAGCAACGACGAGCCCTACACCCACCCCTGGATTTTCACCCGGTGGAATATAAAGATTTCTTTCAAAGACAAACTCATTCTGAAGGACTTGGTTTTAAATAACTGATTGTGCAGAAATTCAGGTACTCGCTGGGAGCAGAAATTATAAACATGGCCGATTTATTCGGAATCAATATAATGTTGATTCAATAAGGAAGTGATGAGTGGTCTTTATGCACAGCTTTCAACTTGGCTGTTCCTTGAGTACCTGAGCCCAGTTCACAGGAGAAATTCTCCATTGTTTAGATGACCATTAGCTCTTCTcaccacttctgaaaatcagatagTTGCTCTCCAGATGCGGCCATGACCCAGACAGAGCGACAGATCAACTGCTAACTTTACATAATAAACCTCCCTTTCAACAGGGATATCTCAAGAAAATCAAGGATACCAACCACGCTCAAATCTACAGCATTTACCTGTGCATAGGGGGAAGAACAATGGAAATAGCGGTCACTCCCAACTGCGGCCATTGTCACCTCTTGTGCTTCTCCTCCACTCTCTTAATACCGGCAGAACATACATGAAAACAGTAAAGCTGTCAACAGTCAGGCAAACCCTAATCTTACCCTGAAACCAGTAGTGTTCTTTCAAAAATGGGACCTTCACAACCttagctctgctgcttttccgAAACAAAACTCCAACAGACGGCAAAATCCACTTGAACGAAGGCAGTGGTACCTTCTCCGGGCTGCTTGAACTGACGAAGGCAGTTGCCAGCCGGTATAGAATGTTACAGTTGCCACATTCCACAGTTGCCAATGGCTCCTCCAGCTCATGACATTAGCATGATGGCGCTATGTGACCTGTCCAGCTTGAACAT encodes the following:
- the LOC140643105 gene encoding uncharacterized protein C12orf50 homolog; its protein translation is MAAVGSDRYFHCSSPYAQVNAVDLSVVVSENCFLLQQKYHNISCFWETQPSGCLRITCAFHHSKPRNINGLFLPPSNNAPLQQGVQEGILQPARRQESLRKQENILLPIHPPLIINLNDEEDDEEDDEEEENYVSDWVPKTDAEIEEERVIKEICYKSGEYYGIQYLHEHQSTKTVPSPQNNELLPLEATEQDLQKGNAHTIIPTKINNTKREGEGSGRTALTESIPRSHRRSFGNGGIHTSDPKVKQGYQQRGQSKDDETASSIPYVRESGRKTYFSSSEPRRSAYVVYRTVTATQEPKLNGSADKYTSGSYNAPTWRNRYPRAKTFSKFKTTSQRTAAARITSLEDSVQDLHSPVEMEWAYYLLLDISR